The Pyrus communis chromosome 5, drPyrComm1.1, whole genome shotgun sequence region ttttggacgacacacactctcccacacccCCTCACCCTTTTCTCTGCGCTGTcccgagctctctctctctcccattcctATTCTCTTTGTACGGACGAcaaccaaaaccatccaaaccttcacagatcgaggaagcaaattacatattcgtgctcgtgaggtccttgggagttcaaccatacccatttcaggtaaggataccttcgttttcacgtcgaacttggGATACCTCGATTTGgtcattgttcatgcacacgttaattcttgtgtttttgggaatttcaagcttgtaggaagcttggtaaggtccttaggaggctcggggtggttcgtttgaaggttttggacgtcgggatcgtgagttacaagcttggccggagttggtggtgttttcttgtcgagattccgtgggttttagtgcttgaaagtggtatggatttgtttctcttgttgtaagctttattttggtacaaattttgtgaaatttggttgaaaaacgaagaagttacaaggttttaaagttttcccgattttccggcgcctgAGCTtcaccggagaagatgacggaatattccgtcagtttggacggcatattcctaacggcgttaacggaatccgttagagtTAAAGGAATATTCCTGatggcgttaactgacgccgtcagtgtgctaggcacgtgcctgcgcgtggccggcgcgtggtgCCGCGTGCGGcgttgaaaaattattttaaaaatatggggatgttcctgattttgagtagatcatgttagtgcattcatacaccccatttgagctttgtatgaaaagttatttcgtgatgttggttatgtgctttaaaattaacgtttttatagttgtttcgcatataggtgagacctatcccgaggacaagcgcggtcactcgaggcaagggggttacgacccttctacataccagtgagtgggcttttggttttccgtatatacctatatacttatacttttcccagaaagtgaaatgaaacgtttatacgtttatatgccatgcttattgtttgccatttatttatgcattattagtcgcatatgtatatatgtttggtgctgcagacgcacaggtaagtgtcaggtgagttatgatttatgtttatgttcagtagtgatttgagatgcatagagagctcataacctgcacccccggtgttaatgctcctgcccagagttgggcacaatccttcacgtgatgttcacctcccgcaccacacgctcatcttggatccaagttaggtgcacagtcctgtcgtacagaccactttaggtggttccgactcgtaggtgacctgcgattattcgcccagccttcacgtgatcgtagcacttgagagcgtacttatattacacccagtcttgtcgtacagaccgctttaggtggttccgactcgtatgcaggtatagttagtgagatggagatttgagctctagattcagccgtacaggtcacgttaggtgactccggctgacagattacgtggcattgatttgacattcctgagcacttgcattctatttagagacatttgacatggcatatttccgagcatgatttatatatatatatatatatgtatattatgttttctgggaagtatacagatTTTACGGCGAGTggttagaatcttgtttataaaatggtttttgaaaagctttgtttttgcccactcacactttttgttttgcgcccctccaggttctagttggctagcacttttggtggctccctaGAGGatttcccggcatatctgacagattatcaccaatgtaggaccacctttgggtgtgtttatgtaATGTTGTTTCttctggactgcattaggtctttgtgctctgaactttatttttcacacttacgcttgcacatgtatgttcttactttgtgtaaagctggttttttttatttatttattcgtacttttattattattttattagcttccgcactgtgcacatggttacgtcacttccacgtgacagccaacatgccctgatctcgatcagGGTGTGTCAAAAACTTTATGCAAAAACcacaataaaaaattgattAAGAGTTCAATACCAAGACAAATAATTCATCCATAAAATTTAAggtaagtgattttcacacaatTTTTCTTCCGTTGCGCAACTATGTTTATTTCTAGCCGTAGAAATAAGTCCACCAAGGCCACAAATCCCTTCCAATAAATCCACCAATGCCACAAATCCGagcttttaaaatttgatcaaacggttacaaataggagctcactttaaaatttataataattttagccgttggatcaaattacCAAAAGAATAAGCTTGTCTCACTAGATATGCGCTGAAACTTTAGTCCACAAATCATCTCCATAACGTAAAATGGCAGGTTTGTGACAATATTAACCCTAACTATACCTcacaatttttatttgattacaCTAGCATCCCTTGATGTTTTCTCTGtgagtaatgttaggaagactaaatttgtaaactaaataatatgtcaccaataggaatgagtacatttattaacgcttaagtaataaatcaatcaatcatcaacttctatatcatttagtttccaaaattttgtctacaaatttagtctccctatcATTACCCTTTCCGTGTTCACACAAATCCCTTTAGGTTTATAATAATACCCCTTGAAGTTTCATATTGTTTCCATGAAGCCCATTCCGTGAAAATTTCATCCCAAAATGGATTATATCTTTAAAAAATTCTCCACAAATTTCTTATAGTTAATCACATAGATTTCACATAACCCCTCACATTCATTGTTTTTTCCACAAAACTCCCTAAGCTTTTGTAAATAAGAACTCCTAAAGTTTTAAGATGCTTTCATATATAAATCATTAATTATAATGTAGTGTGACATAAGTTGTTCAAGAGCAAAAAGAAAATCttttaaagtgaaaaaaaaaaaaaaacttttagcTATTGCTGTTGATGCTAGAAAATGGTTAGTCATCAAAGAACTTGTGTGGACACAAGTAGTTGAAACAGGTCAGATGAACCATATCCTAAGAGATAGTTTGGTTCACCTGTAATCGAGCTACATCCACTATGGTGTATTGATATTTGTGTGTGTATTACAATAGTTTTGAGTCCTTACATACGTAGGGCAGCTTATTTCTCAAGGAAGGTCATGTTTGTGGCCTCATAGCAAAGGTGATGTGGCCTCTTCCAATCCAAAAAATTTTCGTATGTTATTGTATGTATTAGTTAAGGACCTTAGGAATCTACGGATCGGAAATCCGATATACGGATTTTCCGGATTGAAGGAAATTGTAGATTATTTACCTTTGTAGTAGACGAAGATCTGACTGTTCGATCATTATGAATTACCATATGTTGTTATAAGTATCATTTGAGAACCTTAGAAATTTACAAATTGAAAATCCAACCTCTGGATCTTCTcgaattgaatttgtaagtttgtcgaatttataaaaaaataaaaaaagactaaATGTGACATGGAggactatttttagtttttaatcttaCGTATTATTGCAAAAATTATCTTATTTAGGGATTAAAATAATGTTcttttatttatcaaattatacatatactaaaacccaGTTTCGTAGGCACTGTTTTTCACTGAACAGTGAAAGGGCGGAAATGCCCTCGAGTTTCTTTTTTGGATAGCTAGGGTTTCATTTTTTATACAGTAAAAAGTCTCTTTTGCCCTTCCCGGTCACGCGTCTTTCATCTTTGTTTTTCTACTTTACCTTTCCTCTTTGTTTTTCACCTTCTTGCTGTGCGATTTTCTCCCTCTTCATCGTTCCCTCTTTTGCTGCCAAATCTTTGCTCTTTCTTCGCAGAATAGTTGTTAGAAGAGATCCtgactttaattttattttggatttggTTTCGGGTCTTCTCCGGTGTGCAACCCTTTGTTTGATTTTATTGGGCGTTTTGTTTCCGGTCTTCTCCGGTGACGAACCCTTTGTTGGCCAGCGTTTTGTTCTCATCTTGCCATCGTCGATTTATGAAGAGCATGTTTGTAGGttgataaattatgaaatcTATGAAAACTGGGCAGATTGATAAATTACATACGTGCTCTTTATTTGTAGAATTATGTACTTTATTTGATGCATGTTTGTAGAGCCAGTTTTAAACAAAAACACCTAAAAAATTCTCCCAGCAAGTAGTTAGCAATATTCCTGACTTTTCCAGTTCTGAAAACAATTAGATGCATACAAATTTATTCCTGCTTATTGTTGTTTTACAGCATAACCAGCTTTTCTGTATAGCATGGCCTCCAATCATCATTCATTTGAAGGTACACCATTCTTCCactatcttttatttattttgataaaattatcTCTCATATGTTTAACTTATTAACAATAACACGGTTTCATGTACTAACTAGCTACCAGGGTGATTGCTTTTTGTATGATTTCCATTATTTGAAGTATCTGAGTAGATTTTTGTTCGAATtagaaaaatcaatttaaacTCAAGCTTCTTTACAAGCTTGAGAAGAGATTTTAGTCTTATAATAGttaataattaagaaacaaTTAGAGTCATACATGTACTACACATATTGCTAACTATCCTAAACCAAAAGTGTTGTCGTTACTGCTTAAACATACCAATCAGTCTACATTCTGTGAATGCATATGATGACTGAGCAGTTTAACCCTCAATTATAATCTCATTTGTAAAGCTTTTGCTATCCCAACTAATACACACCTGTAATTTTGTATTTACACCATGCTAAAACATTATCCTTTTCATATggtcaatcaaaattttatctgATGTACATTCCAAAAGACAAACGTGCAAAAATTTGATCACATCGTATAAAATTGCCAGAAAAAAGGTCATTCCCAAATCATGCAAAACCAGCCTTCTTTCCTGCACAAAAAAATGGGTAAACACAATCTATCCTTATTTTATTCATGATATCAagtaattaaaactaaaatatcttTTTTATGAACACCAATCAGCTTCTTTGCCCGCTAGGTCCATTGTTCATGTCTTTATAGAGATTTAATACTCCTCAATTTGGGATTTCTGTGTTGTAGATTTTGCAACAGCGGTTGCATGGGAAGCAGGGAAGCTGTTGGTGATGGAGAGGGTGAAGGTTGCTCCACCTAAGGCCATGGAAATGAGGATAAAGGTCAAATATACCTCAGTTTATCACATTGAACTCTACTTCTGCCGAAGGTCTGCAATAATATCTACtacatacatataatatacataatatatatatatatatatacatatatatgattTTATATGATTAAGCTTTGAGAATTGCAGATTTGTAAACTATGAGTAGAGTTTTCCAGGCACATTTACTTCGAGTGAATACATTGTTGTTCATTCTGGCCGTCTTTCCAAAATCAAGCCCCTTGCTCAGTTGGACAAAGTTTGCATCCTTAGTTGTGCCATACCAACAGGTTTGGTGTCGTACTCAATGCTTTAGAGCCTTGAATTATGCATCCTCAACTGATACTACATATTGAATCGTTTGCATTATTActgaatattttgtttttttactatCAGGTTTGGGTTCCCCTCTCAATGTAGCAAAACGAAAAATTATCCTCAGTTGTTTATTGGCCTTGCTGTAAGTTTGGACAAACTTTGTTGATCCCAAATTCTTTGTTCTAATAAATTgcatttacttttttttttccgtatTTATACTGATACATGGATGATCTAGGCTACTAAAGGTGGAAAAATTTATGAGGTGCCAGAGTATTGGGTGGAGTCGGTGGACTTGAAGCCCAAGAGGTTTGCCGAAGgtatttatcttttatttttttattttttatgacgtTTAGGTTTGGTTTAACAGGTAGTTTAGTGGGAAAACATAGAAACATATTTTTGCTTAAACATTCTTTCCTTGGCCATAACTAAGAAAGTCGGAGTAAATGAATATGTGAATTCGAGTGACAATGACAAACCAGTGCACAAGATGAAAAATGATTCGCTATTCTTATTGTGTGTTGGACATGAATCAACATAGATAGTTAAGTTGTAACTTtaacttatatttttattttcttctgctTCTCATCTACCCAAGTCTACAATGTACATACAGCTAAGGAAAAGACCGAGACATCAACCAGTGCAGAAGCTCCTGATAGGACTAATTGCAGATAGCACTACAAATGAGCACTACAATTTTAAGCTTGATGTTGGTATGTGATTTCCACTCCATctcatctctatttttttttttaatgttagtttaattttcaaaccttttgtaCGTATCAAGTAATTCTCCATATAATTGACTAATGgcctttttttgtttctctttttcactcTTCCATCAATTCATTGGTTAGATAGAttgaaaaaatttagtttttttatattCAATTCTTTCTGATTCCAATTCTTAATATATAGCAAGAGAAAAATTCTGGACAAAGCAAAAAATAACATGATGACCAAGAAAAAGATGGTCATTCCCAAACAAGCAAGACCAAAAGATTGACCAGGAAAAATCATAAACACTGAGCAGATGTGTGGTGCCAAGCTTCTGATATGAACAAGAATATTTTTCGTATTTGAACGATTTTGATATTGTGAACTTCTGTACCTGAATATAGCTTTCATAGCATCTCTATCTTTATAACAACCACTTGCAAGTTTCTCTATCTTGGTGTCCACCCTTTGCAAGTTTCTCTGTCCGATTATTCACCTTCGTTTTTCTTCCAGAAAATTGCTCGATTCATGAACGGTGGAGGGGCTACAGATTTCTGCCTTTTCAATTTGATTGAAATCTGTTTTTTGCTTGCGTAGTCTAACGTGTTCGGGtgatttttgcatttttttagcTTATGTGATTTCGTTTTTTAGGTGGTTCTCAATTGGATTCCACAGTAAAACCCAGAAACTTAGAGGtatgaaaatttcaatttttttggattcttaatttattttcagtGTTGATTTCTGATTTATTTTCAGTATTAATTCctgaataaattattatttttgataAACCCATTTAGAATCTGATCTGGGTTTTGCTTCGATTCCATAGTAAAAACCTTGAACTTAAAAGGCATGAGGCACCTCCACGCCTCCCAATCTGCCGACGTTAGAGCGCTCACCACATGTTCGTCATTAATCCTCAAACAGTCGAACCcacttctctctccctctccgtCTCCGTATGTGTATGCGCTGTTGCACCATCTGTATGTCGTTAGAAACTACTTGAGCAGCCGCGATCTCAGGTAATTTACTCTTTTGTGTGTATTGGGTTGGTGAGTTATTGATAAAATCTGAAATGACTTGAagatttgatttgtgttttgcatgtttgtagtttttaaaattaTGGTTGGTTTTTGGGACTGGAATTTGGATTAtacatgatttaaaaaaaaattcatatatatatgatttgagTTTAATTCAGGAAAATTATTATCTATTTTGTATATTTCCAAACTCAGTTATTGGTTGAATATACTCATTGGTTGAAGCTGAAAGTAAAAGACTGCTCCAAGGCAAGGGAGAAGTGTCGCTTCTTCAGtattgggaagctttcttgaaATAATGGTGTCAATGACCCTGAGTTGGtctgttttggttttggttattttttttcaattggtttgggatttttttatgtttgtagTTTTTTGTTGTAATATTGTTTTCAATTCATCTGGAATTCAGTTTATGTTATGGGTTGCCATGTTTCTGCATTTAATTTGGTGTTTGGATGTTTATGTTATAGTTGTCATCGATTTTCTTAAAGAATTAATCCCAGTGATGATGCCATTTTTGATATATGTTTAAATGTTAACACTTTACAGATTTTCAGTTTCTAAACAATGACATGATGCGACCGTTCAAAGTGCTTTTATCATTAAGGTGAGTGATTTTTGGTTTTAGCTTTTAGCCTTTTGTGATTAAGAAAGTTTAGTCATTTGTTTACCGACTTATTAATTGGTGAGAAGATGAAACATTTTGCTGCTGGTTGCTAACAAAGTAATACAATCTCACAAaagagttttcatttttttttctttgtttgcttgaattatgtattgtttttttataaaaaaattcgtATATAgttttggaaatttttatttggttaGAGACAGGGGAAGAATATAGGAAGAGGAGAATTACATGCTTTAATAAAAATGCTGCATTCTTATTTGTGTAATTGGATACAGGGTTGAAAAAGGAGTTGAGTGATGTTGTTTGTGTCTTCATAGTTTTGTCAAGATTTGAAAAACAGTGAAAAGATATTAAATTTATGGATGGAAGTAAAGcaaacaaaattttaacaaaaaatgcgACTGGGATGAGAGAGTATTGTAAGAGTTCATTATGGTAAAATATTGTTGTGCATGACAGTATTAAATAATCAGTTTGATAAATTAAAATGGTGTGATTAAATAAGATTATCTGTTGGGTGTACCTATATATGCTTAATAAATTGTTAATGAGTtttcaatttcatgttattattTGCTCTGATGATTTTGTTTCGCTTTTGTATGTTTAAAATTGTCATGCTCTGTGTAtttgagaatattttttttttaatttaaattttatttctgtGTATGGTCCAGTGAACTTCTGGTTCCCTAATCATTTGACTTAATTTTATCTCCACTTCTAAAAGTTTTTCCTGTCATTTTCTGTCATAAAAGGATTGTTTTGTTGCAAAAAGCAAGGCCGATTTGTTTAGGGCTTGAAGATTTCTACATTCACCAGGTTTATCTTCGACGTCAGGTGCTTTGTTCCATTAACAACTTAAAGTCAGCTGCAACCACACAGTTTGGTTATGATTGGGTAAAATAAGCTGATTATCTGCCTATTTCATGAGGATATCAATAGGGACTATCTACCCAATCTTTTGTGTGTAAATAGTATGTAAATACACATCAAATATTATCTTTTGTATGTAAATTTGTAAAAGATGTGAATATTAGAACAATGGCAATAGAACTGCCAATCCATATCGTTGTAAATAGATTTCTGTATGTATATAAATAGTAATGCATATCGTGTGTATTTAGAATTTTCTGCTTATTTTATACAGTTTTAAAATCCGTAGCATCGCGCGGGCACTATTGCTACTCATTTCCTAGGCTTGAAGAATTTCAAAGTTGAGCAAAAGTATGAGTTGCTCCTTTAGACAAAGATTTAGGATTTGAGCC contains the following coding sequences:
- the LOC137733150 gene encoding uncharacterized protein; protein product: MMRLFKVLLSLRIVLLQKARPICLGLEDFYIHQVYLRLQLRKRPRHQPVQKLLIGLIADSTTNEHYNFKLDVAYVISFFRWFSIGFHSKTQKLRVKTLNLKGMRHLHASQSADVRALTTCSSLILKQSNPLLSPSPSPYVYALLHHLYVVRNYLSSRDLRFSVSKQ